In one Solanum lycopersicum chromosome 11, SLM_r2.1 genomic region, the following are encoded:
- the LOC101259802 gene encoding F-box protein SKIP23-like: MAPWCDVPAELVERISKFVESHIDILRIRAVCSSWRSTLSPDFKIPKSEFPIKLPYEPPFPHQPMLCTTDFKSHFYLIESSVYLIQLPHPPHTGWLVKILQTGPGKFKILNPLTIRVMDNLPDTTKLNFLDFRVSQVCKFYHVHWDLNYYIHCMLGYELFNKALPIWNDQTNQFSIMATIDHLLCVKSGDNKWTTLKHPTHSKIVDIIVYKGNFYVVDTYGQTIMYDSSLSNDHTIVSSTLKVFNEWGTKKRLVESGGELFLVDMLLDTDVKTKWHGSQPSWKSPKEIKVYRLDEQQHEWIAVHTLGDQIFFAGDDCCFSVSSSNFGDHYCRGNCIYYVNGGIIVDRKCYPSKYYAYDFEDHLVSGLSEEVKLRYEGLDGHHTGIFSLRDGKLGSLLSFIEYADIFWPPPSWIFTTDDHQAEFWHFVIDDRHILVITTAEETVFTIRMQEIKLEDILWPPLSWLFTDDAETI, translated from the exons ATGGCTCCTTGGTGTGATGTTCCTGCAGAACTTGTTGAAAGAATCAGTAAATTTGTGGAGAGTCATATTGATATCCTTCGAATTCGTGCAGTATGCAGTTCATGGCGTTCAACACTTTCTCCTGATTTTAAAATCCCCAAATCTGAGTTTCCCATCAAATTACCCTACGAACCGCCTTTTCCCCACCAACCCATGTTATGTACAACTGATTTCaaatcacatttttatttaatcgaAAGCAGTGTTTATCTTATCCAACTTCCTCATCCTCCTCACACAGGCTGGTTGGTCAAGATTCTACAAACAGGACCtggaaaatttaagattttgaaTCCTCTAACCATCAGAGTGATGGATAATTTGCCTGATACGACGAAATtgaattttctagattttcgtGTTTCTCAAGTTTGTAAATTCTATCATGTGCATTGGGACTTAAACTATTACATACATTGTATGCTAGgatatgaattatttaataaagcCTTGCCTATTTGGAATGATCAAACCAATCAGTTTTCTATAATGGCTACTATTGATCACTTATTGTGTGTTAAATCAGGGGATAACAAATGGACTACCTTGAAACATCCCACTCATAGTAAGATTGTCGATATTATTGTTTATAAGGGGAATTTTTATGTTGTTGATACTTATGGACAGACCATAATGTATGATTCCTCTTTGTCTAACGATCACACCATCGTATCTTCCACATTAAAGGTGTTTAACGAATGGGGTACTAAGAAACGACTAGTCGAATCAGGTGGGGAGTTGTTTCTGGTTGATATGCTTTTAGATACTGATGTTAAGACAAAGTGGCATGGTTCTCAACCTTCATGGAAAAGTCCCAAAGAAATTAAGGTATACCGGCTTGATGAACAACAACACGAGTGGATTGCAGTGCATACATTGGGtgatcaaattttctttgcTGGTGATGACTGTTGTTTCTctgtttcttcatcaaattttggtgATCACTACTGCAGAGGAAACTGTATTTACTATGTGAACGGAGGTATAATTGTGGATAGGAAATGTTATCCGTCAAAGTACTATGCATACGACTTTGAAGATCATTTGGTATCTGGTCTTAGCGAAGAAGTAAAACTTAGATATGAAGGATTAGATGGTCATCACACAGGTATCTTTAGCTTACGAGATGGTAAACTTGGTTCATTGTTATCCTTCATCGAATATGCAGATATTTTCTGGCCACCACCATCTTGGATTTTTACTACTGACGATCATCAGGCAGAGTTTTGGCACTTTGTAATTGATGATAGACAT ATTTTGGTGATCACTACTGCAGAGGAAACTGTATTTACTATAAGAATGCAGGAAATAAAGTTAGAAGATATTTTGTGGCCACCTCTATCTTGGCTTTTTACTGACGATGCCGAAACTATTTGA
- the LOC101259103 gene encoding uncharacterized protein isoform X1, which produces MDFDEYDYLEKTVEETNGTSTKSKDKDNNSSAEKEKSEKGYRRRERDGSEEYADDDNRERRSSKKSRGDGESIREKDKERDRERSSRHRSRERESERDKERSSKDRDRDREKREKEKEKERDRDREKEKERDRDRKSRDRDRDRDKERDKEKDRERERSRRSRSRSRIEREREKEMLRDSERDFESRDSRRFKEKKEKIEPEADPERDQRTVFAYQMPLKATERDVYEFFSQAGKVRDVRLIMDRNSRRSKGVGYIEFYDAMSVPMAIALSGRLLFGQPVMVKPSEAEKNLVQSTASGGGSGLAGPNAASERKLYVGNLHFNMTELQLRQIFEAFGPVELVQLPTDPETGHCKGFGFVQFAQLEHAKAAQSLNGKLEIAGRTIKVSSVTEHVGVQDAGAKTADFDDDEGGGLALNAQSRAMLMAKLDRSGVASGVAGTLGVPALNGAAQPAMSMPMGGATAFQNMLPTQLIASMAPEPIGIPSECLLLKNMFDPATETDPEFDLDIKDDVKEECSKYGRVKHIHVDKNTSGYVYLRFDSVEAASRAQQAMHKRWFAGRSISAIYLQPYEYDAKFKGTG; this is translated from the exons ATGGACTTCGACGAGTACGATTATCTGGAGAAGACTGTGGAAGAGACCAACGGTACTTCTACGAAGAGCAAAGACAAAGACAATAACAGCAGCGCCGAGAAGGAGAAGAGCGAGAAAGGCTATCGTCGAAGGGAGAGAGATGGAAGTGAGGAATACGCCGACGACGACAATAGAGAGCGCCGGAGCAGCAAAAAGTCTCGCGGGGACGGCGAAAGCATCAGAGAGAAGGATAAGGAGAGAGATAGGGAAAGGTCATCGAGGCATCGGAGTAGGGAACGGGAATCTGAGAGGGACAAAGAAAGAAGCTCAAAAGACCGTGACCGTGACAgagagaaaagggaaaaggagaaagagaaagagagggataGAGACagggagaaggagaaggaacGTGATAGAGATAGGAAGAGTAGAGATCGGGATAGAGATAGAGATAAGGAGCGAGATAAGGAGAAAGATAGGGAGAGGGAGAGGTCAAGGAGGAGCCGTAGTCGCTCGAGAATCGAGCGAGAGCGAGAGAAAGAGATGTTGAGAGACAGCGAGCGTGACTTTGAATCACGGGACAGCAG GAGATTcaaggagaagaaagaaaaaatagaaccaGAAGCTGATCCAGAAAGGGACCAGAGAACTGTTTTTGCTTACCAG ATGCCCTTGAAGGCGACTGAAAGGGATGTGTATGAGTTTTTCTCACAAGCAGGAAAG GTGAGGGATGTGCGGTTAATCATGGACCGGAATTCAAGGCGATCTAAAGGAGTTGG GTACATTGAGTTTTATGATGCTATGTCCGTGCCAATGGCTATTGCTTTATCTGGTCGCTTGCTCTTTGGCCAACCAGTAATGGTAAAACCTTCTGAAGCTGAAAAGAACCTTGTTCAGTCAACTGCGTCTGGTGGTGGATCAGGGTTGGCGGGGCCAAATGCTGCCTCAGAAAGAAAACTTTATGTTGGAAATCTTCACTTTAACATGACAGAATTGCAGCTTAGACAG ATTTTTGAAGCTTTTGGGCCAGTGGAGCTTGTTCAATTACCTACAGATCCTGAAACAGGACATTGCAAAGGATTTGGGTTTGTCCAA TTTGCTCAACTTGAACATGCTAAGGCGGCTCAAAGTTTGAATGGTAAGCTTGAGATTGCGGGTCGGACCATCAAG GTTTCATCCGTTACTGAACATGTTGGAGTACAAGATGCTGGAGCTAAAACTGCAGactttgatgatgatgaagggGGTGGCCTG GCATTGAATGCTCAGTCAAGGGCCATGCTTATGGCAAAATTGGACCGCAGTGGTGTTGCTTCAGG TGTTGCGGGTACACTAGGAGTTCCTGCACTTAATGGTGCAGCTCAGCCAGCAATGAGCATGCCAATGGGTGGAGCAACAGCTTTTCAGAATATGCTCCCAACACAACTCATTGCTTCCATGGCTCCTGAACCCATTGGGATACCCAGCGAGTGTTTGTTATTAAAAAACATGTTTGATCCTGCAACTGAG ACGGATCCAGAATTTGATTTGGATATTAAAGATGATGTAAAGGAGGAATGTTCCAAGTATGGCAGGGTCAAGCATATCCATGTGGACAA GAATACCTCTGGTTACGTGTACTTGCGGTTTGATAGTGTTGAAGCTGCATCTCGTGCTCAACAAGCCATGCACAAGAGATGGTTTGCTGGCAGGTCGATTTCAGCCATCTACTTG CAACCGTATGAATATGATGCCAAGTTCAAAGGTACAGGCTAG
- the LOC101259103 gene encoding uncharacterized protein isoform X4 — MIRRFKEKKEKIEPEADPERDQRTVFAYQMPLKATERDVYEFFSQAGKVRDVRLIMDRNSRRSKGVGYIEFYDAMSVPMAIALSGRLLFGQPVMVKPSEAEKNLVQSTASGGGSGLAGPNAASERKLYVGNLHFNMTELQLRQIFEAFGPVELVQLPTDPETGHCKGFGFVQFAQLEHAKAAQSLNGKLEIAGRTIKVSSVTEHVGVQDAGAKTADFDDDEGGGLALNAQSRAMLMAKLDRSGVASGVAGTLGVPALNGAAQPAMSMPMGGATAFQNMLPTQLIASMAPEPIGIPSECLLLKNMFDPATETDPEFDLDIKDDVKEECSKYGRVKHIHVDKNTSGYVYLRFDSVEAASRAQQAMHKRWFAGRSISAIYLQPYEYDAKFKGTG, encoded by the exons ATGATAAG GAGATTcaaggagaagaaagaaaaaatagaaccaGAAGCTGATCCAGAAAGGGACCAGAGAACTGTTTTTGCTTACCAG ATGCCCTTGAAGGCGACTGAAAGGGATGTGTATGAGTTTTTCTCACAAGCAGGAAAG GTGAGGGATGTGCGGTTAATCATGGACCGGAATTCAAGGCGATCTAAAGGAGTTGG GTACATTGAGTTTTATGATGCTATGTCCGTGCCAATGGCTATTGCTTTATCTGGTCGCTTGCTCTTTGGCCAACCAGTAATGGTAAAACCTTCTGAAGCTGAAAAGAACCTTGTTCAGTCAACTGCGTCTGGTGGTGGATCAGGGTTGGCGGGGCCAAATGCTGCCTCAGAAAGAAAACTTTATGTTGGAAATCTTCACTTTAACATGACAGAATTGCAGCTTAGACAG ATTTTTGAAGCTTTTGGGCCAGTGGAGCTTGTTCAATTACCTACAGATCCTGAAACAGGACATTGCAAAGGATTTGGGTTTGTCCAA TTTGCTCAACTTGAACATGCTAAGGCGGCTCAAAGTTTGAATGGTAAGCTTGAGATTGCGGGTCGGACCATCAAG GTTTCATCCGTTACTGAACATGTTGGAGTACAAGATGCTGGAGCTAAAACTGCAGactttgatgatgatgaagggGGTGGCCTG GCATTGAATGCTCAGTCAAGGGCCATGCTTATGGCAAAATTGGACCGCAGTGGTGTTGCTTCAGG TGTTGCGGGTACACTAGGAGTTCCTGCACTTAATGGTGCAGCTCAGCCAGCAATGAGCATGCCAATGGGTGGAGCAACAGCTTTTCAGAATATGCTCCCAACACAACTCATTGCTTCCATGGCTCCTGAACCCATTGGGATACCCAGCGAGTGTTTGTTATTAAAAAACATGTTTGATCCTGCAACTGAG ACGGATCCAGAATTTGATTTGGATATTAAAGATGATGTAAAGGAGGAATGTTCCAAGTATGGCAGGGTCAAGCATATCCATGTGGACAA GAATACCTCTGGTTACGTGTACTTGCGGTTTGATAGTGTTGAAGCTGCATCTCGTGCTCAACAAGCCATGCACAAGAGATGGTTTGCTGGCAGGTCGATTTCAGCCATCTACTTG CAACCGTATGAATATGATGCCAAGTTCAAAGGTACAGGCTAG
- the LOC101259103 gene encoding uncharacterized protein isoform X3, whose protein sequence is MMIPHVIMRFKEKKEKIEPEADPERDQRTVFAYQMPLKATERDVYEFFSQAGKVRDVRLIMDRNSRRSKGVGYIEFYDAMSVPMAIALSGRLLFGQPVMVKPSEAEKNLVQSTASGGGSGLAGPNAASERKLYVGNLHFNMTELQLRQIFEAFGPVELVQLPTDPETGHCKGFGFVQFAQLEHAKAAQSLNGKLEIAGRTIKVSSVTEHVGVQDAGAKTADFDDDEGGGLALNAQSRAMLMAKLDRSGVASGVAGTLGVPALNGAAQPAMSMPMGGATAFQNMLPTQLIASMAPEPIGIPSECLLLKNMFDPATETDPEFDLDIKDDVKEECSKYGRVKHIHVDKNTSGYVYLRFDSVEAASRAQQAMHKRWFAGRSISAIYLQPYEYDAKFKGTG, encoded by the exons ATGATGATTCCTCATGTCATAAT GAGATTcaaggagaagaaagaaaaaatagaaccaGAAGCTGATCCAGAAAGGGACCAGAGAACTGTTTTTGCTTACCAG ATGCCCTTGAAGGCGACTGAAAGGGATGTGTATGAGTTTTTCTCACAAGCAGGAAAG GTGAGGGATGTGCGGTTAATCATGGACCGGAATTCAAGGCGATCTAAAGGAGTTGG GTACATTGAGTTTTATGATGCTATGTCCGTGCCAATGGCTATTGCTTTATCTGGTCGCTTGCTCTTTGGCCAACCAGTAATGGTAAAACCTTCTGAAGCTGAAAAGAACCTTGTTCAGTCAACTGCGTCTGGTGGTGGATCAGGGTTGGCGGGGCCAAATGCTGCCTCAGAAAGAAAACTTTATGTTGGAAATCTTCACTTTAACATGACAGAATTGCAGCTTAGACAG ATTTTTGAAGCTTTTGGGCCAGTGGAGCTTGTTCAATTACCTACAGATCCTGAAACAGGACATTGCAAAGGATTTGGGTTTGTCCAA TTTGCTCAACTTGAACATGCTAAGGCGGCTCAAAGTTTGAATGGTAAGCTTGAGATTGCGGGTCGGACCATCAAG GTTTCATCCGTTACTGAACATGTTGGAGTACAAGATGCTGGAGCTAAAACTGCAGactttgatgatgatgaagggGGTGGCCTG GCATTGAATGCTCAGTCAAGGGCCATGCTTATGGCAAAATTGGACCGCAGTGGTGTTGCTTCAGG TGTTGCGGGTACACTAGGAGTTCCTGCACTTAATGGTGCAGCTCAGCCAGCAATGAGCATGCCAATGGGTGGAGCAACAGCTTTTCAGAATATGCTCCCAACACAACTCATTGCTTCCATGGCTCCTGAACCCATTGGGATACCCAGCGAGTGTTTGTTATTAAAAAACATGTTTGATCCTGCAACTGAG ACGGATCCAGAATTTGATTTGGATATTAAAGATGATGTAAAGGAGGAATGTTCCAAGTATGGCAGGGTCAAGCATATCCATGTGGACAA GAATACCTCTGGTTACGTGTACTTGCGGTTTGATAGTGTTGAAGCTGCATCTCGTGCTCAACAAGCCATGCACAAGAGATGGTTTGCTGGCAGGTCGATTTCAGCCATCTACTTG CAACCGTATGAATATGATGCCAAGTTCAAAGGTACAGGCTAG
- the LOC101259103 gene encoding uncharacterized protein isoform X2, with amino-acid sequence MFKTIFCYDLCHTDSHHGLSHLYRRFKEKKEKIEPEADPERDQRTVFAYQMPLKATERDVYEFFSQAGKVRDVRLIMDRNSRRSKGVGYIEFYDAMSVPMAIALSGRLLFGQPVMVKPSEAEKNLVQSTASGGGSGLAGPNAASERKLYVGNLHFNMTELQLRQIFEAFGPVELVQLPTDPETGHCKGFGFVQFAQLEHAKAAQSLNGKLEIAGRTIKVSSVTEHVGVQDAGAKTADFDDDEGGGLALNAQSRAMLMAKLDRSGVASGVAGTLGVPALNGAAQPAMSMPMGGATAFQNMLPTQLIASMAPEPIGIPSECLLLKNMFDPATETDPEFDLDIKDDVKEECSKYGRVKHIHVDKNTSGYVYLRFDSVEAASRAQQAMHKRWFAGRSISAIYLQPYEYDAKFKGTG; translated from the exons AtgtttaaaacaattttttgctATGATCTATGCCATACAGATTCTCATCATGGTCTGAGTCATTTATACAGGAGATTcaaggagaagaaagaaaaaatagaaccaGAAGCTGATCCAGAAAGGGACCAGAGAACTGTTTTTGCTTACCAG ATGCCCTTGAAGGCGACTGAAAGGGATGTGTATGAGTTTTTCTCACAAGCAGGAAAG GTGAGGGATGTGCGGTTAATCATGGACCGGAATTCAAGGCGATCTAAAGGAGTTGG GTACATTGAGTTTTATGATGCTATGTCCGTGCCAATGGCTATTGCTTTATCTGGTCGCTTGCTCTTTGGCCAACCAGTAATGGTAAAACCTTCTGAAGCTGAAAAGAACCTTGTTCAGTCAACTGCGTCTGGTGGTGGATCAGGGTTGGCGGGGCCAAATGCTGCCTCAGAAAGAAAACTTTATGTTGGAAATCTTCACTTTAACATGACAGAATTGCAGCTTAGACAG ATTTTTGAAGCTTTTGGGCCAGTGGAGCTTGTTCAATTACCTACAGATCCTGAAACAGGACATTGCAAAGGATTTGGGTTTGTCCAA TTTGCTCAACTTGAACATGCTAAGGCGGCTCAAAGTTTGAATGGTAAGCTTGAGATTGCGGGTCGGACCATCAAG GTTTCATCCGTTACTGAACATGTTGGAGTACAAGATGCTGGAGCTAAAACTGCAGactttgatgatgatgaagggGGTGGCCTG GCATTGAATGCTCAGTCAAGGGCCATGCTTATGGCAAAATTGGACCGCAGTGGTGTTGCTTCAGG TGTTGCGGGTACACTAGGAGTTCCTGCACTTAATGGTGCAGCTCAGCCAGCAATGAGCATGCCAATGGGTGGAGCAACAGCTTTTCAGAATATGCTCCCAACACAACTCATTGCTTCCATGGCTCCTGAACCCATTGGGATACCCAGCGAGTGTTTGTTATTAAAAAACATGTTTGATCCTGCAACTGAG ACGGATCCAGAATTTGATTTGGATATTAAAGATGATGTAAAGGAGGAATGTTCCAAGTATGGCAGGGTCAAGCATATCCATGTGGACAA GAATACCTCTGGTTACGTGTACTTGCGGTTTGATAGTGTTGAAGCTGCATCTCGTGCTCAACAAGCCATGCACAAGAGATGGTTTGCTGGCAGGTCGATTTCAGCCATCTACTTG CAACCGTATGAATATGATGCCAAGTTCAAAGGTACAGGCTAG
- the LOC104644442 gene encoding uncharacterized protein — MNDCMSLDTVFHIEDEVKRLLKEIDLMKRNVQNSNFYAKMVLGLKKISPHLSDLPVGPNSKAKVVIYGLGSIEFNYNSQVQLALFLLLKDRVDWMGDIEIYDPVMSTVDMKVFGIFGLKALHNDENGRRKAQGPTMFYMPTPSYFLLGNILEANWSSSSLEQIFLLTNSLEAMEEVLPSYDQFTVATRIRLSITHLFRKEIPIPESSDCQMYPSLFLGFGWHFFKGVKNLPVCIWLYRQRYFEMVIKHDLKSKKISKEFKENLAFIRYPRDFRMCALPHQVGWFKLNIYGIGRKEGELGRYGGVFKDEGGNCLTKYCYKFESNFEDDVIAELASLKYGLTLLKPERLIVESDNIMLVHYVNGRLKPNEIVKVKLEEIFELLTGITYVVYYVYEEANKVAREWGL, encoded by the exons ATGAATGACTGTATGAGTTTAGATACTGTTTTTCACATCGAAGATGAGGTAAAAAGGTTGCTTAAAGAGATAGACCTGATGAAAAGGAATGTTCAGAACTCTAACTTCTATGCTAAAATGGTCTTGGGTCTCAAGAAAATCAGCCCTCATTTGAGTGACCTTCCAGTAGGCCCCAATTCAAAAGCTAAGGTGGTGATTTATGGTTTGGGAAGCATTGAATTTAATTACAATTCACAAGTTCAGCTTGCCTTATTTCTCCTACTAAAAGATCGTGTTGATTGGATGGGCGATATAGAGATCTATGATCCTGTGATGTCTACCGTTGATATGAAAGTTTTTGGGATATTCGGTCTTAAGGCTCTTCACAATGATGAAAATGGTAGGAGGAAAGCTCAGGGACCAACTATGTTCTACATGCCTACTCCTAGTTATTTTCTTCTTGGCAACATATTGGAAGCAAACTGGTCTTCATCTTCTCTTGAGCAGATTTTTCTGCTGACAAACTCATTGGAGGCTATGGAAGAGGTCCTACCGTCTTATGATCAGTTTACTGTGGCAACAAGGATACGCTTATCGATAACTCATCTGTTCAGAAAAGAGATTCCCATACCAGAATCTAGCGACTGTCAGATGTATCCTAGTTTGTTCCTTGGATTTGGCTGGCATTTCTTTAAAGGGGTCAAGAATTTACCAGTATGTATCTGGTTATACAGGCAGAG GTATTTTGAAATGGTCATTAAGCATGATTTAAAAAGCAAGAAGATTAGCAAGGAGTTTAAAGAAAACTTGGCTTTTATACGTTACCCTCGTGACTTCAGAATGTGCGCATTGCCTCATCAGGTTGGTTGGTTTAAGCTAAACATCTATGGTATTGGCAGAAAAGAGGGTGAGCTTGGACGATATGGTGGCGTGTTCAAAGATGAAGGCGGAAATTGCTTAACTAAATACTGTTATAAGTTTGAATCTAATTTTGAAGATGATGTGATAGCTGAACTGGCTAGCTTGAAATATGGATTGACTTTACTGAAACCAGAGAGGTTGATAGTGGAGTCCGATAACATAATGTTGGTCCACTATGTTAATGGTCGCCTTAAGCCAAATGAAATAGTCAAAGTGAAATTGGAAGAAATTTTCGAGCTTCTGACGGGTATAACTTACGTTGTATACTATGTCTATGAAGAAGCCAATAAAGTGGCTAGAGAATGGGGGCTCTGA
- the LOC101259391 gene encoding WD repeat-containing protein RUP2: MTDISSILHQEEEEEKARCEWDFHLSTIISSCNNLSGSGCDTIGVLEFDPCGNFLASGGIARKIRIYTVKSVQGERRIGDAPLALDHSNACDFFICTPAKLGSIKWKPGLGSRVLGSGDYDGVVMEYDLEKKMPVFERDEHGGRRVWSIDYCQSDPVLGASGSDDGTMQMWDPRCGDSGKCLAMVQPTKGYSTPVCCVEFNPFKGPIVAVGCADRRVYAYDMRKMLDPLFVLDGHEKAVTYIRFLDERTIISSSIDGCLKMWNAEDQKVLRTYKGHSNSRRFVGLSVWKPGGLICCGSENNQVFVYDKRWGEPIWMYGREPRHEHGFVSSVCWQQKDENQCTLVAGDSDGVLRVFNGKRK; this comes from the coding sequence ATGACAgatatttcatcaattttgcatcaagaagaagaagaagaaaaagcaaGATGTGAATGGGATTTTCATCTTTCTACTATTATTTCATCTTGTAATAATCTTAGTGGATCTGGTTGTGACACAATTGGTGTGTTGGAATTTGACCCTTGTGGTAATTTCCTAGCTTCTGGTGGTATTGCTAGGAAAATTCGGATTTACACCGTAAAGTCTGTCCAAGGCGAGAGGCGTATCGGCGATGCGCCTCTCGCTTTAGATCACAGTAATgcatgtgatttttttatttgtactcCGGCCAAACTCGGGAGTATAAAGTGGAAACCCGGTTTAGGGAGTCGGGTTTTAGGGTCGGGTGATTACGATGGAGTGGTTATGGAGTATGACCTAGAGAAAAAAATGCCCGTTTTCGAGCGTGATGAGCATGGTGGTAGACGGGTTTGGAGCATTGACTATTGTCAGTCCGATCCGGTTTTGGGTGCATCCGGATCCGATGACGGAACCATGCAAATGTGGGACCCGCGGTGCGGTGACAGTGGCAAGTGTTTAGCTATGGTACAACCTACCAAAGGGTATAGTACACCCGTGTGTTGCGTCGAATTTAATCCGTTCAAAGGTCCAATCGTAGCCGTTGGATGCGCTGACCGGAGGGTCTACGCGTATGATATGAGGAAAATGCTTGACCCACTCTTTGTCCTGGATGGACACGAGAAAGCAGTTACTTACATTAGATTTCTTGATGAACGTACTATTATTTCTTCGAGCATAGATGGTTGTTTAAAAATGTGGAATGCGGAGGACCAGAAGGTCCTTCGCACCTACAAGGGGCATAGTAATAGTAGGAGGTTTGTAGGGTTATCGGTATGGAAACCGGGTGGATTAATTTGTTGTGGCTCAGAAAATAATCAAGTTTTTGTATACGATAAAAGATGGGGTGAACCAATATGGATGTATGGACGCGAACCAAGACATGAGCATGGGTTCGTTAGTAGCGTATGTTGGCAACAAAAGGACGAAAATCAATGCACACTCGTAGCTGGAGATTCAGATGGTGTTTTACGAGTTTTTAATGGCAAGAGGAaatga
- the LOC101259696 gene encoding prolyl 4-hydroxylase 1 isoform X3, translating into MEDSLDREFSFGGKHASLAGSNFPLARGISNWPHDKDAIALRVGYVKPEIISWKPRIVLFHNFLSAEECDYLRSIAIPRLHVSTVVDAKTGKGVKSDVRTSSGMFLNPDERKYPMIQAIEKRISVYSQIPVENGELIQVLRYEKNQFYRAHHDYFSDSFNVKRGGQRIATMLMYLSDNVEGGETYFPMAGTGKCSCGGKMIQGLCVKPTKGDAVLFWSMGLDGQSDPDSLHGGCEVISGEKWSATKWMRQRTVS; encoded by the exons ACAGAGAATTTTCTTTTGGTGGAAAGCATGCAAGTTTAGCTGGCAGCAATTTTCCGTTAGCAAGAG GAATCTCTAATTGGCCTCATGACAAAGATGCCATAGCACTGCGTGTAGGATAT GTGAAGCCTGAAATAATTAGTTGGAAACCAAGAATTGTATTATTTCACAACTTCTTAAGTGCAGAG GAATGTGATTATCTTAGATCGATTGCCATTCCTCGCCTTCATGTTTCCACTGTTGTAGATGCAAAAACTGGGAAG GGAGTTAAGAGTGATGTCAGAACAAGTTCTGGTATGTTTCTGAACCCTGATGAGAGGAAGTATCCCATGATACAG GCAATTGAAAAACGAATTTCTGTGTATTCTCAAATACCAGTAGAAAATGGGGAACTCATTCAAGTGTTAAG GTATGAAAAGAATCAGTTCTATAGAGCCCATCATGACTATTTCTCTGATAGT TTTAATGTGAAGCGTGGAGGTCAAAGAATAGCTACAATGCTCATGTATTTGAGCGACAATGTGGAGGGGGGAGAAACATACTTTCCTATG GCTGGCACTGGTAAATGTAGCTGTGGCGGCAAAATGATCCAAGGGTTATGTGTAAAACCTACGAAAGGAGATGCTGTTCTTTTTTGGAGTATG GGGCTTGATGGACAATCTGACCCTGATAGTCTACATGGAGGATGTGAAGTAATCTCAGGAGAGAAATGGTCAGCTACTAAATGGATGAGGCAAAGAACTGTATCCTAA
- the LOC101259696 gene encoding prolyl 4-hydroxylase 1 isoform X4, with protein sequence MEDSLDREFSFGGKHASLAGSNFPLARGISNWPHDKDAIALRVGYVKPEIISWKPRIVLFHNFLSAEGVKSDVRTSSGMFLNPDERKYPMIQAIEKRISVYSQIPVENGELIQVLRYEKNQFYRAHHDYFSDSFNVKRGGQRIATMLMYLSDNVEGGETYFPMAGTGKCSCGGKMIQGLCVKPTKGDAVLFWSMGLDGQSDPDSLHGGCEVISGEKWSATKWMRQRTVS encoded by the exons ACAGAGAATTTTCTTTTGGTGGAAAGCATGCAAGTTTAGCTGGCAGCAATTTTCCGTTAGCAAGAG GAATCTCTAATTGGCCTCATGACAAAGATGCCATAGCACTGCGTGTAGGATAT GTGAAGCCTGAAATAATTAGTTGGAAACCAAGAATTGTATTATTTCACAACTTCTTAAGTGCAGAG GGAGTTAAGAGTGATGTCAGAACAAGTTCTGGTATGTTTCTGAACCCTGATGAGAGGAAGTATCCCATGATACAG GCAATTGAAAAACGAATTTCTGTGTATTCTCAAATACCAGTAGAAAATGGGGAACTCATTCAAGTGTTAAG GTATGAAAAGAATCAGTTCTATAGAGCCCATCATGACTATTTCTCTGATAGT TTTAATGTGAAGCGTGGAGGTCAAAGAATAGCTACAATGCTCATGTATTTGAGCGACAATGTGGAGGGGGGAGAAACATACTTTCCTATG GCTGGCACTGGTAAATGTAGCTGTGGCGGCAAAATGATCCAAGGGTTATGTGTAAAACCTACGAAAGGAGATGCTGTTCTTTTTTGGAGTATG GGGCTTGATGGACAATCTGACCCTGATAGTCTACATGGAGGATGTGAAGTAATCTCAGGAGAGAAATGGTCAGCTACTAAATGGATGAGGCAAAGAACTGTATCCTAA